A section of the Parafrankia discariae genome encodes:
- a CDS encoding carbohydrate ABC transporter permease, with protein MTANRAELSARARAERRLGWALCAPAVIVILAVTGYPVGYAVYLSLHRYDLRFPADSEFVGLANYATVLTSSLWWQALAVTVIIAVISVTIQFVLGLTLALAMHRALIGRGLIRTVILIPYGIVTVVAAFGWRYAWTPDTGYLSGLFGDAAPLTSQVHGIAVIILAEVWKTTPFMALLLLAGLALVPEDLLRAAKVDGATAWQRLTRVILPLMKPAILVALLFRVLDAFRIFDSIYVLTAGAYDTRSVSILGYDNLFTALNLGVGSSLSVLIFLVVALVAFVFVKGFGAAAPGGEGHR; from the coding sequence GTGACCGCGAACAGAGCGGAGCTGTCGGCGCGGGCCCGGGCCGAACGCCGGCTCGGCTGGGCGCTGTGCGCGCCGGCGGTCATCGTCATCCTGGCCGTGACCGGCTATCCGGTCGGGTACGCCGTCTATCTGTCCCTGCACCGCTATGACCTGCGCTTCCCCGCCGACTCCGAGTTCGTCGGGCTGGCGAACTACGCGACCGTGCTGACCTCGTCGCTGTGGTGGCAGGCCCTCGCGGTAACCGTGATCATCGCGGTCATCTCGGTGACGATCCAGTTCGTGCTGGGGCTGACGCTCGCGCTGGCGATGCACCGGGCGCTCATCGGCCGCGGCCTGATCCGGACGGTGATCCTCATCCCGTACGGGATCGTGACCGTGGTCGCCGCGTTCGGCTGGCGGTACGCGTGGACACCTGACACCGGTTACCTGTCCGGCCTGTTCGGTGACGCCGCCCCGCTGACCTCGCAGGTCCACGGCATCGCCGTGATCATCCTGGCCGAGGTGTGGAAGACGACGCCGTTCATGGCGCTGCTGCTGCTCGCCGGGCTGGCGCTGGTGCCGGAGGACCTGCTGCGGGCGGCGAAGGTCGACGGGGCCACCGCCTGGCAGCGGCTGACCCGGGTGATCCTGCCGTTGATGAAACCGGCGATCCTGGTCGCGCTGCTGTTCCGGGTGCTGGACGCGTTCCGCATCTTCGACAGCATCTACGTGCTGACCGCCGGGGCGTACGACACCCGGTCGGTGTCGATCCTGGGCTACGACAACCTGTTCACGGCGCTGAACCTGGGCGTCGGCTCCTCGCTGTCGGTGCTCATCTTCCTCGTCGTGGCACTCGTGGCGTTCGTTTTCGTCAAGGGGTTCGGCGCCGCCGCGCCCGGTGGGGAGGGCCACCGCTGA
- a CDS encoding ABC transporter substrate-binding protein, whose product MGALVLAAVLALGACGGSGGGGGGRGPVRLTWYVYNESSGSFAKAAADCSAASNGRYTIGVNMLPNDSDGQRQQLVRRLAAEDSSMDILTLDVTWTAEFAEAGWTVPFPAAEARRLTDGMLPAAVRTGTWENQLHAVPLNTNVQLLWYRKDLVPRPPRTWDEMLADARRLAEQGKPHYVEVQGAQYEGYTVLFNSLVASAGGQILNEDGSQVVLGAPARKAVEAIRALAHSPAADPSWSNQREDDNRLAFETGSAAFQLNYPFIYPSARQNNPKLAERIGWAQWPTLVPGQPSHSTIGGYNLAIGAHSRHRAEAATAIECLTSRDNQIRDAIDGGLPPTIEDLYTDQEFIDGGYPFASAIYTALRNAGVRPRTPAYQSVSLQIAHTLSPPSSASLGRLTELRGAIADAIESKGLVP is encoded by the coding sequence GTGGGAGCACTGGTACTGGCGGCGGTGCTGGCCCTGGGCGCCTGCGGTGGTTCCGGCGGTGGCGGAGGCGGCCGCGGCCCGGTGCGGCTGACCTGGTACGTCTACAACGAGTCGTCCGGCTCGTTCGCGAAGGCGGCCGCGGACTGCTCGGCCGCGTCGAACGGCCGGTACACGATCGGCGTCAACATGCTGCCGAACGACTCGGACGGTCAGCGCCAGCAGCTGGTGCGGCGGCTCGCCGCCGAGGACTCCTCGATGGACATCCTCACGCTGGACGTCACCTGGACCGCCGAGTTCGCCGAAGCCGGCTGGACGGTGCCGTTCCCGGCGGCGGAGGCCAGGCGGCTCACCGACGGGATGCTGCCGGCCGCGGTGCGGACCGGAACCTGGGAGAACCAGCTCCACGCCGTGCCGCTGAACACCAACGTCCAGCTCCTGTGGTACCGCAAGGATCTGGTGCCGCGGCCGCCGCGGACCTGGGACGAGATGCTGGCGGACGCCCGGCGGCTGGCCGAGCAGGGCAAGCCGCACTACGTCGAGGTACAGGGTGCCCAGTACGAGGGCTACACCGTGCTGTTCAACTCGCTGGTGGCCTCGGCCGGCGGCCAGATCCTCAACGAGGACGGCAGCCAGGTGGTGCTGGGCGCGCCGGCGCGGAAGGCCGTCGAGGCGATCCGGGCGCTGGCGCACTCACCGGCGGCCGACCCGTCCTGGTCGAACCAGCGGGAGGACGACAACAGGCTCGCGTTCGAGACCGGTTCGGCCGCCTTCCAGTTGAACTACCCGTTCATCTATCCGTCGGCCCGGCAGAACAACCCGAAGCTGGCCGAGCGGATCGGCTGGGCGCAGTGGCCGACGCTGGTGCCCGGTCAGCCGTCGCACAGCACGATCGGCGGGTACAACCTCGCGATCGGCGCCCACAGCCGGCACCGGGCCGAGGCGGCCACCGCGATCGAGTGCCTGACCAGCCGGGACAACCAGATCCGCGACGCGATCGACGGCGGGCTCCCGCCGACCATCGAGGACCTCTACACCGACCAGGAGTTCATCGACGGCGGCTACCCGTTCGCGTCGGCCATCTACACGGCGTTGCGGAACGCCGGCGTGCGGCCGCGGACGCCGGCCTACCAGAGCGTGTCACTGCAGATCGCGCACACCCTCTCCCCGCCGTCCTCGGCGAGTCTCGGCCGGCTGACGGAGCTGCGCGGGGCGATCGCCGATGCCATCGAGTCGAAGGGACTGGTGCCGTGA
- a CDS encoding DUF5990 family protein, producing the protein MTGRGGTPGGRRDADGDLGRIEIRIEATDLPGRDWGPGGDADRYRNLQVAVQRRNRPQDLLDPHSGDAPRAVWTLPAAMTPTPAGLDITGPYVQGRPGDRFIYLSWGAVDSAGTFTMFRRAKLMLDAVDPATLGTTREHGLLTARLALTDARGGPLCASVRPPLVEWSAGEVRLGATPRRPARRPAEDED; encoded by the coding sequence GTGACCGGACGCGGCGGGACCCCGGGTGGGCGACGCGACGCGGACGGTGACCTGGGCCGCATCGAGATCCGGATCGAGGCCACCGACCTTCCCGGTCGCGACTGGGGACCCGGCGGCGACGCGGACCGCTACCGGAACCTCCAGGTCGCGGTTCAGCGGCGAAACCGCCCCCAGGACCTGCTCGACCCGCACTCCGGCGACGCGCCGCGGGCCGTCTGGACGCTGCCGGCCGCCATGACCCCCACACCGGCCGGTCTGGACATCACCGGTCCCTACGTCCAGGGCCGGCCCGGCGACCGGTTCATCTACCTGTCCTGGGGGGCGGTCGACAGCGCCGGCACCTTCACCATGTTCCGCCGAGCGAAGTTGATGCTCGACGCCGTCGATCCCGCCACTCTCGGCACCACCCGGGAACACGGCCTTCTCACCGCTCGCCTGGCACTCACCGACGCCAGGGGAGGTCCCCTCTGCGCGTCGGTGCGCCCACCCCTTGTCGAATGGAGCGCAGGCGAGGTTCGGCTGGGCGCCACACCACGCCGACCCGCACGCCGACCCGCCGAAGACGAGGACTGA
- a CDS encoding diguanylate cyclase produces MAARWMTPGRDPPTAAAAPVVLHATDRTRISRLVLPSGRVIRKEPLGPDAQHRVRHEVEILERLAGVEGVVRLAAGAAQDARSILLVDVGGTALSRRETPLEPVELIDLAVSLAHAVAEMHRRGVMHRDLCPANIVLSENNGAPYLIDFALATTFSVVQPEFAHHGAAVGTVPYLAPEQTGRTGRQVDQRADLYALGASLYELATGAPPFGTEDPIRMIHDHLARVPEPPDAVEPSVSPALSKIIMHLLEKEPDDRYQTAEGLEHDLTLVRRGVMAVRPGEHDLPTRPLAPSRLYGRDRDIDRLHAAFTEAVTGKSRGGLVAGAPGVGKTSLVNALRPIVAGAGGWFVAGKFDQYRRDQEFDGVRQGLRALGRLLLAEPDDYLAEARERMLQALGPNAGLLTATVPELAALLKVPPKPGDPMTAQARLSRIPVEVLRAVVSPERPVVFFVDDLQWAGRTPLGFVDLILTGEEQIAGLLLVAAYRGSDIDAAHPLAPMLARWSDQAAGPYQLHLGSLPAAGQAAMVADMLHLAPEPATRLARVIAPSTGGNPYDVVELLNSLRREGVLTPGAGGWRWDEKVLRRRLDRVEVTALLAARMSALPSESAELLAVMACLAGQVDLDLLSAATGLPPGEVERRLAPACNDGLLVLQCDGRPGVRFNHDRTREAVLSGSSAGERRARQLRLARRLAARPEFFAVAAEQYLQVVDMVRSIGERRGMVELFRRAAEEAKVLSSYPLVERLLSAAVGLVDPTDTDTLIAVHTDRHAALYCLGRLDDADDTYRIIDRLCTRPTQLTSATMVQVISLTNRGCADEAVRLGLDQLRRLGLSVPVDKALEEEIDRGLDELRRWIDTTGESDDLRKPEITDQSRLGTIRLVNRIMVAAFFCDHTVMAWLAIGTLRMWERYGPDRALVGPASHIPIVTIVRRGDYHTGSRILRRILAVARARGYEPDVWQALFIYVITCGHWFTPLEDNLPDGRRALEGLLTGGDLQNACWTHYALVCDLLDCAPTLDVFATAVEEALAFALRTGNGHAEGTFRAYLRMVRVLREPVELAGDDTAELSLLAADPFSLANRHVARALAAAVLDHPADAARHAAAVMPCGAAIETNYPMAVARVLLAMTLAARARATGADQRDAVLDELDELIGWLAARAADAPSNFLHLLRLVEAERAWAVEDFHEAAYMFDVAVREASARMRPWHRALTLERAARFYLSHGMEAAGLAFLRAARGQYLEWGATAKVGQLDWAYPALRTTVAAAPAVPIVLPQAEQPGRRSTVATGTVDLLAVVAASQALSSETSVDGLQAKVVGILSEMTGATSVHLLLREKEQDRWLVPTGAGGTVSLQEAGRRRLLPLSVIRYTTRTHEPVVVANATRDDRFHRDPYFAGLNRCSLLAVPVVTRGSLQAMLLLENRMIRDAFSTERLEGIMIIAGQLAVSLDNALIYASLERKVVERTRQLAAANHQLEQLSITDPLTGLANRRRLEEVLAVEWERARKHAGPIALAMVDIDHFKLYNDHFGHAAGDRCLQRVAACLAGNIGDALLAARYGGEEFTVVMPDTDLGTGAQVARQLCRAVEDLAAPHPLTAERIITVSIGVTAAVPAGADGAATGAGMVAFVKAADTALYRAKHGGRNQVATAER; encoded by the coding sequence ATGGCCGCCAGGTGGATGACCCCAGGCCGGGATCCTCCGACGGCAGCGGCCGCACCGGTGGTGCTGCACGCGACGGATCGGACCCGGATCAGCCGGCTGGTGCTGCCGAGCGGTCGGGTGATCCGGAAGGAGCCGCTGGGGCCGGACGCGCAGCACCGGGTGCGCCATGAGGTCGAGATCCTCGAAAGGTTGGCGGGAGTCGAGGGTGTCGTGCGCCTGGCCGCCGGGGCGGCGCAGGACGCGAGATCGATCCTGCTGGTCGATGTCGGCGGCACGGCGCTGTCCCGGCGGGAGACTCCGCTGGAGCCGGTCGAGCTGATCGATCTGGCCGTGTCGCTGGCGCACGCGGTCGCGGAGATGCACCGCCGGGGGGTGATGCACCGGGACCTCTGCCCGGCGAACATCGTGCTAAGCGAGAACAACGGGGCGCCGTATCTGATCGACTTCGCGCTCGCCACGACCTTCTCGGTGGTCCAGCCGGAGTTCGCCCATCACGGGGCCGCGGTCGGGACCGTGCCGTACCTGGCACCGGAACAGACCGGACGGACCGGTCGTCAGGTCGACCAGCGGGCCGACCTGTACGCGCTGGGGGCCAGCCTGTACGAGCTGGCCACCGGCGCGCCGCCGTTCGGTACGGAGGACCCGATCAGGATGATTCATGATCATCTCGCTCGGGTTCCGGAGCCGCCGGACGCGGTCGAGCCGTCCGTGTCCCCCGCACTGTCAAAGATCATCATGCATCTGCTGGAGAAGGAGCCTGACGACCGCTACCAGACCGCCGAGGGGCTGGAGCATGATCTGACGCTGGTGCGCCGGGGCGTGATGGCGGTGCGCCCCGGCGAGCACGACCTCCCGACGCGACCACTGGCACCCTCCCGGCTGTACGGGCGGGACCGGGACATCGACCGGCTCCATGCGGCGTTCACCGAGGCCGTCACCGGGAAATCCCGCGGGGGCCTCGTCGCGGGCGCGCCAGGTGTGGGCAAGACATCCCTGGTCAACGCCCTGCGGCCGATCGTGGCCGGCGCCGGTGGCTGGTTCGTGGCGGGCAAGTTCGACCAGTATCGCCGTGACCAGGAGTTTGACGGAGTCCGGCAGGGGCTGCGGGCGTTGGGCCGGCTGTTGCTGGCCGAGCCCGACGACTACCTGGCCGAGGCGCGGGAACGGATGCTGCAGGCCCTGGGCCCCAACGCCGGCCTGCTGACGGCCACCGTGCCGGAGCTGGCGGCGCTGCTGAAGGTTCCGCCGAAGCCGGGCGATCCGATGACCGCCCAGGCGCGGCTGTCGCGCATACCGGTCGAGGTGCTGCGCGCCGTGGTCTCCCCGGAGCGGCCGGTGGTGTTCTTCGTCGACGATCTGCAGTGGGCCGGGCGCACGCCCCTGGGCTTCGTCGATCTGATCCTCACCGGCGAGGAACAGATCGCCGGGCTGTTGCTGGTCGCCGCCTACCGCGGCAGTGACATCGACGCCGCGCACCCGCTGGCCCCGATGCTGGCCCGCTGGTCTGACCAGGCGGCCGGCCCGTACCAGCTGCACCTGGGCAGCCTGCCGGCGGCGGGACAGGCGGCCATGGTCGCCGACATGCTGCACCTCGCTCCGGAGCCCGCCACCCGGCTGGCGCGGGTGATCGCCCCGTCCACCGGCGGCAATCCGTACGACGTCGTGGAACTTCTCAACTCGCTGCGGCGCGAAGGCGTCCTGACCCCGGGCGCGGGAGGTTGGCGATGGGATGAGAAGGTGCTGCGTCGCCGGCTCGACCGGGTGGAGGTGACCGCGCTCCTGGCCGCCCGGATGTCCGCGCTGCCGTCCGAGAGCGCCGAGCTGCTGGCGGTGATGGCGTGCCTGGCGGGCCAGGTGGATCTCGATCTTCTCTCGGCCGCGACAGGCCTGCCGCCGGGCGAGGTCGAGCGGCGGTTGGCGCCCGCCTGCAACGACGGCCTGCTGGTGCTGCAGTGCGACGGGCGACCCGGTGTCCGGTTCAACCACGACCGGACGCGCGAGGCAGTGTTGAGCGGCAGTTCGGCGGGGGAGCGGCGCGCCCGACAGCTGAGGCTGGCGCGGCGGCTGGCCGCCCGGCCGGAGTTCTTCGCCGTGGCTGCCGAGCAGTACCTGCAGGTCGTGGACATGGTGCGCAGCATCGGCGAGCGGCGCGGCATGGTCGAGCTCTTCCGGCGTGCCGCCGAAGAGGCGAAAGTGCTGAGCAGCTATCCGTTGGTGGAGAGGTTGCTGAGCGCAGCGGTCGGGCTTGTCGACCCGACCGACACCGATACGTTGATCGCCGTCCACACCGACCGGCATGCCGCTCTGTACTGCCTCGGTCGGTTGGACGACGCGGACGACACCTACCGGATCATCGACCGGTTGTGCACCCGGCCGACCCAGCTCACGTCTGCGACGATGGTCCAGGTCATCAGTCTCACCAACCGGGGCTGCGCTGACGAGGCGGTGCGGCTCGGCCTCGACCAGCTGCGGCGTCTCGGCCTGTCGGTTCCGGTGGATAAAGCGCTCGAGGAGGAGATCGACCGCGGGCTTGACGAACTTCGCCGGTGGATCGACACCACCGGCGAGTCGGATGACCTGCGCAAGCCGGAGATCACCGACCAGTCCCGCCTCGGCACCATCAGGCTCGTCAACCGGATCATGGTCGCGGCGTTCTTCTGCGACCACACGGTGATGGCCTGGCTGGCCATCGGAACTCTGCGGATGTGGGAACGCTACGGCCCGGATCGTGCCCTGGTGGGCCCGGCCAGCCACATCCCGATCGTGACCATTGTGCGCAGAGGTGACTATCACACCGGGTCACGCATCCTGCGACGGATCCTGGCGGTGGCGCGGGCTCGCGGTTATGAGCCTGACGTGTGGCAGGCGCTCTTCATCTACGTGATCACCTGTGGCCACTGGTTCACGCCTCTGGAGGACAACCTCCCCGACGGCCGTCGCGCGCTGGAGGGCCTTCTGACGGGCGGTGACCTGCAGAACGCGTGCTGGACCCACTACGCACTGGTGTGCGACCTGTTGGACTGCGCGCCGACGCTCGACGTCTTCGCCACGGCGGTCGAGGAGGCGCTCGCCTTCGCCCTGCGCACCGGAAACGGGCATGCCGAAGGAACGTTCCGGGCCTACCTGCGGATGGTGCGGGTGCTGCGGGAACCCGTCGAGCTGGCCGGTGACGACACCGCCGAGCTGAGCCTGCTGGCGGCCGACCCGTTCTCTCTCGCCAACCGGCATGTGGCCCGGGCTCTCGCCGCGGCGGTTCTCGACCACCCGGCCGACGCGGCGCGGCATGCCGCGGCCGTGATGCCCTGCGGGGCCGCGATCGAGACGAACTATCCCATGGCGGTGGCGCGGGTGCTGCTCGCTATGACGCTGGCGGCACGGGCGCGGGCCACGGGAGCGGATCAGCGCGACGCCGTGCTGGACGAGCTCGACGAACTGATCGGATGGCTGGCCGCGCGCGCGGCGGACGCGCCGAGCAACTTCCTGCATCTGCTGCGCCTGGTGGAAGCGGAACGGGCGTGGGCCGTCGAGGACTTCCACGAGGCGGCGTACATGTTCGACGTGGCGGTGCGCGAGGCGTCGGCCCGGATGCGCCCATGGCACCGGGCGCTCACGCTGGAACGCGCCGCGCGCTTCTACCTGTCACACGGCATGGAGGCGGCCGGCCTCGCGTTCCTGCGGGCCGCCCGGGGCCAGTACCTGGAATGGGGCGCGACGGCGAAGGTCGGTCAACTCGACTGGGCCTACCCGGCACTACGGACCACCGTCGCGGCCGCGCCCGCGGTGCCGATCGTCCTCCCGCAGGCGGAGCAGCCCGGGCGCCGCTCGACCGTGGCGACCGGCACTGTCGACCTGCTCGCCGTGGTCGCCGCCTCCCAGGCGCTCAGCTCCGAGACCAGCGTGGACGGCCTGCAGGCGAAAGTGGTGGGAATACTCTCCGAGATGACCGGCGCCACCAGCGTCCACCTCCTGCTACGAGAGAAAGAGCAGGACCGATGGCTGGTACCCACCGGAGCCGGCGGCACCGTCTCGCTCCAGGAGGCCGGCCGGCGGCGCCTGCTGCCGCTCTCGGTCATCCGCTACACCACCCGCACCCACGAACCCGTCGTCGTCGCCAACGCCACCCGGGACGACCGCTTCCACCGCGACCCCTACTTCGCCGGACTCAACCGCTGCTCGCTGCTCGCCGTCCCCGTCGTGACCCGGGGCAGCCTGCAGGCGATGCTCCTGCTGGAGAACCGGATGATCCGCGACGCGTTCTCCACCGAACGCCTCGAAGGCATAATGATCATCGCGGGGCAGCTCGCGGTCTCGCTGGACAACGCCCTGATCTACGCGTCGCTGGAACGCAAGGTCGTCGAGCGAACCAGGCAGCTTGCCGCGGCGAACCACCAGCTCGAGCAGCTTTCGATCACCGACCCGCTAACCGGGCTGGCCAACCGGCGGCGTCTTGAGGAGGTACTGGCCGTCGAATGGGAACGGGCCAGGAAGCACGCCGGGCCGATTGCGCTCGCGATGGTCGACATCGACCACTTCAAGCTCTACAACGACCACTTCGGGCACGCAGCCGGTGACCGGTGCCTACAGCGGGTCGCCGCCTGCCTCGCCGGGAACATCGGTGACGCCCTGCTCGCCGCCCGCTACGGGGGAGAGGAGTTCACCGTCGTGATGCCCGACACCGACCTGGGCACCGGTGCCCAGGTCGCGCGGCAGCTGTGCCGTGCCGTCGAGGACCTGGCCGCACCGCACCCGCTGACGGCCGAGCGCATCATCACCGTCAGCATCGGCGTCACCGCGGCAGTTCCCGCTGGTGCCGACGGCGCGGCGACGGGCGCCGGCATGGTCGCCTTCGTGAAGGCCGCGGACACCGCGTTGTACCGGGCGAAACACGGTGGACGTAACCAGGTGGCGACTGCGGAGCGGTGA
- a CDS encoding uracil-DNA glycosylase, which translates to MPAQPLRDILEPGWAKALDPLADRVTAMGDFLRAEIAAGRSYLPAGQHVLRAFQQPFDDVRVLIVGQDPYPTPGMAIGYSFAVAPEVRRLPGSLENIFQELCADLGVPRPTNGDLTPWTRQGVLLLNRVLTTAPRQPGAHRGKGWEEVTEQAIRALAARGTPLVAILWGADARSLRPFLGGTPTIESAHPSPRSADRGFFGSRPFSRANDHLLAQGAEPVDWRLP; encoded by the coding sequence ATGCCGGCACAACCTCTGCGGGACATCCTCGAGCCGGGCTGGGCGAAGGCCCTCGACCCGCTGGCCGACCGCGTCACCGCCATGGGTGACTTCCTGCGCGCGGAGATCGCGGCGGGCCGCAGCTACCTTCCGGCGGGCCAGCACGTACTGCGGGCCTTCCAGCAGCCCTTCGACGACGTCCGCGTACTGATCGTCGGGCAGGACCCGTACCCGACCCCGGGCATGGCCATCGGGTACAGCTTCGCGGTCGCGCCCGAAGTGCGCCGGCTTCCGGGCAGCCTGGAGAACATCTTCCAGGAGCTGTGCGCGGATCTCGGTGTACCCAGGCCTACGAACGGCGACCTCACCCCGTGGACCCGGCAGGGGGTGCTCCTGCTGAACAGGGTGCTGACGACGGCGCCGCGCCAGCCCGGCGCGCACCGGGGCAAGGGCTGGGAGGAGGTCACCGAGCAGGCGATCCGCGCCCTGGCCGCCCGGGGCACCCCGCTGGTCGCGATCCTCTGGGGCGCCGACGCGCGTAGCCTTCGCCCCTTTCTCGGCGGCACCCCGACGATCGAGTCCGCCCACCCGTCGCCCCGCTCCGCGGACCGTGGCTTCTTCGGCTCCCGGCCGTTCAGCCGCGCCAACGACCACCTGCTCGCCCAGGGCGCCGAACCCGTCGACTGGCGCCTTCCCTAG
- a CDS encoding LysR family transcriptional regulator: protein MDTEALRSFVRAAELGQLQQAAAELGVTQQAISKRIAALERALEVRLFTRNARGVELTLDGQAFLPHARGIVTGAECAVAAVRPGSRALRIDVLGLRSAQAVVLHDYWRSHPETNLDVVTLRVDDPRLAVAAVEAGEIDASFRTVTDPATLPRGMRMIRAFDSPLELLVGPGHPLAAARALTPAQLRGHRLWVPGIAPRSEWAEFYDQLATDFDLRIDAAGPHFGDEVLLDILADSADMATLVGARDRYLWPTNHDLRRIPITNPTLAYPLSLIISGTNPHPGLRAVIAHLGTLPRLPEPVWFPSWAPTAAGED from the coding sequence GTGGACACCGAGGCATTGCGATCGTTCGTCCGGGCGGCCGAGCTCGGGCAGCTGCAACAGGCGGCCGCCGAGCTGGGCGTGACGCAGCAGGCGATCTCCAAGCGGATCGCCGCCCTGGAGCGCGCGCTGGAAGTCCGGCTGTTCACCCGTAACGCCCGAGGGGTTGAGCTGACGCTCGACGGTCAGGCGTTTCTCCCGCACGCACGAGGCATCGTCACGGGTGCGGAGTGCGCCGTCGCCGCGGTCCGGCCGGGTTCCCGGGCCCTGCGGATCGACGTTCTCGGCCTACGAAGCGCGCAGGCCGTTGTTCTGCACGACTACTGGCGGTCGCATCCCGAGACCAACCTCGACGTGGTGACCCTCAGGGTCGACGACCCACGCCTGGCGGTCGCCGCCGTCGAGGCCGGAGAGATCGACGCCTCGTTTCGCACGGTCACCGACCCGGCCACGCTGCCGCGTGGCATGCGGATGATCCGCGCCTTCGACTCCCCGCTGGAACTTCTCGTCGGCCCGGGACATCCGCTCGCCGCGGCCCGCGCCCTGACCCCGGCACAGCTGCGCGGGCATCGGCTGTGGGTGCCGGGTATCGCGCCCCGAAGTGAATGGGCGGAGTTCTACGACCAGCTCGCCACCGATTTCGATCTGCGCATCGACGCGGCGGGTCCGCATTTCGGCGACGAGGTGCTCCTGGACATCCTCGCGGACTCCGCGGACATGGCCACCCTCGTCGGGGCCCGCGACCGCTATCTCTGGCCGACGAACCACGACCTGCGCCGCATTCCCATCACGAATCCGACGCTCGCGTACCCACTCTCGCTCATCATCTCCGGAACGAATCCACACCCGGGCCTCCGCGCGGTCATCGCCCACCTCGGGACCCTGCCGAGGCTGCCGGAGCCGGTCTGGTTCCCGTCCTGGGCACCGACGGCGGCGGGGGAGGACTAG
- a CDS encoding MFS transporter encodes MRVELESGFGWLWSAYAVSAYGTWIAFGAFPLIAVRVLHSPAFAVSLLGAAGLAVAAIVAVPLGPWIEHRAKRPVMIAMDLLRFLALASVPIAHLFDLLSYGQLLAVSVLSATAGIAFTAASGAYLKHLVHADRLLVANGRFEGTSWVATAAGPPLGGALVGLLGPLVTVAADAVSYLLSALGILRISGGDVVAHRDPGTKARATDLLTGWRLILQDRALRRLFLNSVTVSGLIMATSPLLAVLLLGEYHFPAWQYGLAFGLPALGGLAGARLCARLVTRHGRHRVLIVSGWLRSIFPLGLALTRPGLPGLLTVILVEALLITCMGVFNPVNATERLRRVPADHTAQVLSAWSISSRLAQATLTVIGGVLATLTSPLTAITISGALLLPTPLLLPQRRHLPEPAARTPTEAVRPGRT; translated from the coding sequence GTGCGCGTGGAACTGGAGTCCGGCTTCGGGTGGCTGTGGTCGGCCTACGCCGTCAGCGCCTACGGCACCTGGATCGCCTTCGGGGCGTTCCCGCTCATCGCCGTCCGGGTGCTGCACTCGCCGGCCTTCGCCGTCTCGCTGTTGGGAGCCGCCGGCCTCGCCGTCGCCGCGATCGTCGCGGTCCCGCTCGGGCCTTGGATCGAGCACCGGGCCAAGCGCCCGGTGATGATCGCGATGGACCTGCTCCGGTTCCTCGCCCTGGCGAGCGTTCCGATCGCGCACCTGTTCGACCTGCTCTCCTACGGCCAGCTGCTGGCCGTCTCGGTCCTCTCCGCGACGGCGGGCATCGCCTTCACCGCCGCCTCCGGCGCGTACCTGAAACACCTCGTCCACGCGGACCGTCTGCTCGTCGCGAACGGCAGATTCGAGGGCACGAGCTGGGTGGCGACCGCGGCCGGCCCGCCACTCGGCGGAGCCCTCGTCGGGCTGCTCGGCCCGCTCGTCACCGTCGCCGCCGACGCCGTCAGCTACCTGCTCTCCGCGCTCGGGATCCTCCGCATCTCCGGGGGCGACGTCGTGGCGCACCGCGACCCGGGTACCAAGGCGCGCGCCACCGACCTGCTGACCGGCTGGCGGTTGATCCTCCAGGATCGTGCGCTGCGACGCCTGTTCCTCAACTCCGTGACGGTCAGCGGTCTGATCATGGCCACCAGCCCACTCCTGGCCGTCCTGCTGTTGGGCGAGTACCACTTCCCCGCCTGGCAGTACGGTCTCGCCTTCGGCCTCCCGGCCCTTGGCGGCCTCGCCGGCGCCCGCCTCTGCGCGCGCCTCGTCACCCGCCACGGCCGGCACCGCGTCCTGATCGTCTCCGGCTGGCTGCGCTCGATCTTTCCGCTCGGACTCGCCCTGACCCGTCCGGGCCTGCCCGGACTCCTCACGGTGATCCTCGTCGAGGCCCTGCTGATCACCTGCATGGGCGTCTTCAACCCCGTCAACGCGACAGAACGCCTCCGGCGCGTTCCCGCCGACCACACCGCGCAGGTCCTCAGCGCATGGAGCATCAGCAGCAGACTCGCCCAGGCGACCCTCACGGTGATCGGGGGCGTCCTCGCGACACTCACCAGCCCACTCACCGCCATCACCATCTCCGGCGCCCTCCTGCTCCCCACCCCCCTCCTCCTCCCCCAACGGCGGCACCTGCCCGAGCCCGCGGCCAGAACGCCAACCGAAGCCGTCCGTCCCGGTCGAACCTGA